In Clarias gariepinus isolate MV-2021 ecotype Netherlands chromosome 21, CGAR_prim_01v2, whole genome shotgun sequence, the sequence TATATACTAATCCACAGTTTTATGTGGATAATCGAGAATAAAAGTACAGATTAATACAGTAGTGAGATGTATTACAGGTAAGAGATGTAAATGGTTTAACGATGTAGTGTAGAGTTTAACAGTTTACCTGAACCTGCTGCTTCTGGTGCGAATGTTTCTGTACCTCCTATTGTATGTAAGGAGGTCAAAAAGTCTGTGACTGGAGGCGGAGTCTTAAATGATGCTGAGGATATCTGCTGTGGTGAAGGTGTTGAGTAGCAGGTAGTTGCGTGCTGGTGATGTGCCAGTGGTGTGCTCAGGGGTTCTCACCACCATGTGCAGGGCCTTCCTTTCTAAAATCCTAAAATCCTTCCTTTCTAAAATCCTAAAATCCTTCCAGCACACGAACACTTTAGCATAGAGTTTATTCCTTACATGAATGATTATCTGCATCAAACATAGCCTTATGGTTTCACAGTCATAACACATTAAGGCTTTACATTCCTATACACCTTGTACTTATGTATAGCTTGGATTTCTAACTTGTATCTTCAGGAACCCCAGGCGTAGGGAAAACAACACTTGGAAAGGAACTGGCTCAGAAGACCGGACTAACGTACATCAACGTTGGAGATCTGGCCAAGGAAGGTGACGTGCAGCCCGTAATAAGAGCCAAATATAAAAGTGATGAGGAAGAGGAACATGAGTGGTAACGATTTGTCTGCTGTGTTTTAGGTCAGCTGTTCGATGGCTTTGATGATGAATACCAGTGTCCCATCCTGGATGAGGACAGGGTGAGAGCGCTCACGCATGCAGTCGAGAAGAAATAATGAGCAGCCAAGCTCAAGTTACttttacagtgctgtgaaaaagtatttgctcctTCCTGATTGTTTTTTGCCACATTTAAATAGTTAAGATTATCAAGCAAATGTTACTATTACACAAATATAACCTGAATCAATACAAAACAGTATTAAAAGGATGATTTTAACtataaaggcaaaaaaatgccatccaaacctgcctggcttTATGTCaatgttcatgattcaacaataagaacgAGACTGGGGGCAAAAATTCACGGGGAGTCCAAGCCAAAAGccactactgagtaaaaaaaacacaaaggctTGTCTTACATTTGCCAAAAACATTGATTATCCCCAATACTTTCGatcaaatattctgtggactgattaGGCAAAAGTGGTGTGTCCTGCTACAtcttacataaaataaacatttcataaaaaaaaaaaaaaaaaaaaaacatcataccaacagtgaaacatggtggtggtagtgtgatggtctggggctttgcagcttcaggacctggatgacgcgccataattgatggaaccatgaattctgcactctaccagaaaatcctaaGGGTGAATGTCCGGCCAgctgtttgtgacctcaagtTCAAGTGCACCTTTATCATGCTGCAGGACAACGatccgaaacacaccagcaagttcACCTCTGAATGCCTCAAAAAATATCAACTTAAGAAAAGCAGGCGTTAATGCttgaaaaccctccaatgtggctgaatgaAAACAATCTTGCAGAGAAgagcgggccaaaattcctccatagtgatgtgaaagactcaaaGCCAGTTAtcaaaaatgcttgattgcagtttttTCCACCAAGGATGGTACAACCAGTtcttaggtttagggggcaattactttttcacccaGGGCCAGGTTGGTTTGGACTGTtgttttccccttaataaattaaatcatcatttaaaaactgtattttgtgtttattcgggtataatattaaaatttgcttgatgatctgaatcatttaagtaagACACATATGCAAAACAAGGAAAATTCAAGAAAggaggcaaatacttttttacgaCACTGTATGTCCATTAATTCTGACCTTTTTACTTTGTCCCAGGTTGTGGATGAACTGGAGGACAAGATGACTGAAGGGGGCGTGATTGTAGACTACCACGGCTGTGACTTCTTCCCAGAGCGCTGGTTTCACATCGTGTTCGTCCTCCGCACGGACAACACCAACCTTTATAGCCGACTCGAGAGCAGGTCAGAAACACAGAACCGTCAGCAGGAGGAATAATTAACTCTTACAAAGCATCAACACGGGACACTCTTtacattaatgttaaataaaccctGTCTTTAAGAAAGGGCGTGTCCCCGGGGAATATGCAAAACAGTCAGACTTTCCCCATGGCTTAGATTACATTACGGCTTTAGCAGTTCATCAGAGCGCTTATAAACATATCTTTatcagacatttatttatttatgtatttctgtATATATTAAAGTTCCAGATTTCTGTTGTACATGAAATAAAGTCTTGGTTTGCTGTATCTCTCTTGTGTAGGGGTTACACAGGGAAGAAGCTTCAGGACAACGTTCAGTGTGAAATCTTCCAGACCATCTACGAGGAGGCCATGGAGGCATATAAGGAGGAGATCGTGCACCAGCTGCCCAGCAACGAGCCCGATGACCTGGAGAGGAACCTGGAGCAGATATCACAGTGGATCGAGCAGTGGATGAAAGACAATAACTGACACataaacacttaaataaatacacacaccgATGGGACAAGTGTGCTCCATCAAGCTCTAATATAGATTTATATTCAAACATTGCTATGTTTCTCACGGCTCTGTTCCTCCCGAATTAACGTGCTgagtgaattaaaataaattcttctgtagtgtagtgtacacTCGAAGGGAGGAAAAtgcctttatacagtatagatgATGGTCTGAATCTAAGAAAAACACTGAAGTGTCTAAAACATATAGACTTTTCCTGAGACTGATATGCTGAAGAATCTAAAAAGGTTCTAGAGGGTGTGTACTCAGTATAAACAAAATTATAGTTTATTTTGCGCATTTATCTACAAAACTAATCaattccaagaaaaaaaaatgaagtatgTAGGATCCGACCGCCTTCCTGGCGATGTATGCTGTTAGAGTTAAAAAGTGTTTATCTGACattaatattttgctttttatatttaagcatttttgttacttaaaaaataaataaataaaataagagccAAATGTGAAAATTAACCCTGAAGAATGTTTCAGTATTTTAAGTTTTTGTAATATGATGTGTACTTTCCCATGCCACTATGTCCAtaaaacaccccccccccccccattgtGCTTCCTGATTCCTTATATAATAATACTACCTATATTCTGTGTCCAGacaaatatacatacaaatagTCTGTGTCCACTGGAACCCTTTCGTTTTAAACAGAATACATCTTTCTCTTCGTCTCTCTGTCTCCAGATCTCCCTATGACTCTACATAgatgtatgtataaatatattaactAGTTAACGActagtttttttaatgtacgGGGTACAGGGCACCTGGTCAAAAGTTTAAATATGCTCTCTTTGATGATGAGATACAGAAATTTAGACACATCATACATGCTTGTGTCTATCCCTCTTCGTCATAACCATATCGAGGTGCATTGGAGACATCAAGCAAAAATTCTTCTTTTAATTCCTCTTATAACCCTACAATTTGGGGTCTTTTCCTAAACCTAACCAGTATCAATTTctgggtgcacaaacttttgaatTCAGCTATTTTGAATAGTCATGAAtattaaaattgaaaattgaTATTTTTAGAAAGCCCCTTAGTCATGAATTTTAAAATTGGTGAATGTGTTCTTTAACCcttctgcttaaaaaaaatgcttaaaattatttactttatatggAAGTAAGCAGGTTCCTTCTACTGATCATGATATGACATGAAATGACGAACCTTTTGTGTATCATTACTGTATTCAATGATCTTTTCAAATATCGTGTTCTGTTTCAACTTCCCCAAGTCAAAGTGACAAGAGAACAGGACACAAGCGCTCACTAAAGGAGCTTCTGTTTCAAAAACCGAATCCATTTAATGCTCTCTGTTACAGCATCAGAGGTGAGGAGAACCCACAAAATAGCTCAAAGTAGGTTGTACGATCAGCAGATCTTTACAGCTTTCTGTAACCCCCCCCTAATCTGGCCTATTTAAGTGTGTTAACAATCTAAGAATGGTCCTGCTATGAGCATTAAACTCACAGTGGCATACACTATATtgactatatggacaaaagtatttggccaaacctgcagtaacattgtatttaatatatatatatatatatatatatatatatatatatatatatatatatatatacttcaatatggtGGTGTTCCCCCTTTTGCAGGAtattggagtgtttctgtgtgaattCGTGTCCACTCATTCTGTTGCCAAAAAGAATTGCATAGAATTATCCAAGATGCCTTGgcatgctaaagcattaagattgcccactggggataaggggcctgattgaaccACCTAAATAATTAACAGCCAATAATCAACTTACAcccaataaaataattacaaaaagtaGCACTATATTTATCGggtttggccaaatattttGGTATTATATTCCTGAGGCCCTTCACTACAACTAGTACATCTCAGCCCTTACATGATGACCAACACATGGGTCTCCAGTCTAATGTTTCTGGAAATGGTATGCAGGAGTAACATGAAAAATAGTGTTTGCGTTTTATTCAATCACATAAGCCAGTGCTTCATGGCTCGGCGATATTGTGACCGAATAGAAATCATAGGCCATTTCCTGTGTTTAACCAAAACCTTGgtgccctgcacctccagggtccaagtTCGATTCCTGCGTTGGGTTTGTGTACATGGACAGTCCAAAGACCCCACCTCATACCCTAAGtctgctgggataggctccagccctcCCTTCCCCCATggccctgtacacaggatgaagctgtatagacagtgagtgagtaagtgaaaatTAAAACCTCAaaacaaaactattaaaatttgCCACACTggaggaaataataaaataaaaaatctaaatgtttttaataaatagaccACTGTATACATTCAAGTAATgcctaatttgttttattattttacagctAAATCATTCCCTGGATATAAATAGTTTAAGACCTCTCAAAATAAAGTACACCCTGAGTAGTGTACTAAGTGCTTTACTAATACAAACACTTTGGGGTACTTTGACCACAATAACTTGTTTGTATTAGTCACGTGACAGGTGTCTGACCGGAAGtcagtgtttatatttaataaatcctTACACTAGGTGTGGTGCTGTATTtctatgctgtgtgtgtgtgtgtgatttatggATGTAGAGAACAGCCACATGACGCGTCTTAATCCGCGAAATGGCGGCGTCTCGAGCCTGACGTACCGCCTGAGGTAACGCCGCTTCGAGCGCGCCAATGACATCATCGGTTTCGGAAGGGCAGGTCACGTGACGCGGCCATACACCTGGCGAACAGGTAGCGGAGAGCCGAGAGTGTTTAGGCGTAAAGGtaagttattgttgttgttttcctcTTTTAAACACACGTAGGTCTAAACGTTTTCGGTTTAAACGCAAGCAGTGATGAGTTTAATGATATTTAGTCATAAATACTGTAATCTTTGCAAACTCTTCGTGATTTGTTCGTGCGATTTTATTGCTTTTCCGGTCGTTTCTCCAtgtcgtctctctctctctttctctctctctctctctctctctctctcacacacacacaccgactgCACACTAAATTCCAGTAATTTAACTTAGAAAATCATGCTTAGTTATCATTTACTTTATAATCGACCATATACCTAAATAAGCCGGTCTTCTATACTTGTGGTTCTGTCTATTCCCTAAAATCATGTATCTGTCTTTGATCTTTCTTCCATCAGGGAGTGAAAACCAAAACCAAACTCATGTCCTCGGCGTACGGCGCAGCGTCGCGTATCGATCATATCCGGGACGTCCCGTACTATGACCAAGTGCCGTTTGGATCCTTCTCTCGGGATCAGGACATCCCGTATGCTCTCGGTGGTGGGATGCCGGCCGTCAGCGCCGACCCCTTACCGCCTCCCCCACTTCCAATGAGCCCACCGGTGGGTCCAGACTTCTACCCGGACGAACCCGAGGCCCAACAGGACGAAGCCATGGACATCAAGCCGGTGCGGCGTTTTATCCCCGACTCTGTGAAGAACTTCTTCCGGGGCAGCAGTTTTCGGAGCAGCAAAACCCCTTCGTTTCCGCCACCTCCGTCTGACATCGTGAATACCACCAGTCAGGGGGTGCCATGCTCGCCTCCACATTCTCGGCCCCCTTCACCCAACGCCCCCAGCTCCTACACTGACCCGTACGGAGGCTCCGGAGGTAGCTATGCCTCACGTAAGGAGCAGGCAGCACTCCTTGGAGAGCCGATCGAATCGGTGTCGGGCCACTCGGCGCGCACAGCCATGACGTACAGCGAG encodes:
- the ak6 gene encoding adenylate kinase isoenzyme 6, whose translation is MRIMKRPNILLTGTPGVGKTTLGKELAQKTGLTYINVGDLAKEGQLFDGFDDEYQCPILDEDRVVDELEDKMTEGGVIVDYHGCDFFPERWFHIVFVLRTDNTNLYSRLESRGYTGKKLQDNVQCEIFQTIYEEAMEAYKEEIVHQLPSNEPDDLERNLEQISQWIEQWMKDNN